Part of the Lolium rigidum isolate FL_2022 chromosome 6, APGP_CSIRO_Lrig_0.1, whole genome shotgun sequence genome, gatcgctgcctctcttcctcctcacttctgggctgaggctgtgtctatttccacctatctcatcaaccttcggccctccacagccttgcaggccgggtggtattcctcttgagcgtcttactggtcacactcctgattactcgacccttcgtctttttggttgcgtttgctatgttcttcttgctccacgcgaacgcaccaagctgagtgctcaatctgttgagtgtgttttcctTGGCTACAGCCCTGAGCACAAaggatataagtgttgggatcctattAGTCGTCGGATACGCATATCTCgggatgtcacttttgatgagtcccgtcctttctacccgcgtccctcctcctcttccttctcggtggatgatatctcttttctcatgtttcCTGACTCACCTCCTCCTGTGCCTCTGGTCCCTGCTCCGCCGACTCTCTCACCACCTTCTTCTCCTCCACCCGCCagtcctccctctcctccctcaccaccGTCCCCACCCTCTACACCTTCCTCTCCTCTGTCACCTTCCTCGACTACGGTCGTCCCTCcctacccttttcactactcccgtcgtccccgtgaggatgatgctgcttctcctgACATGCCCTCTACCTCTGATGCGATGCCCTTTCCGTCCGAGCCGACTCATCATcttcgtgctcgtcctcgtcctcctcctgatcgctattctcccactcactacggtctttctgctgcccttgagccgacctcttatcgggacgcccttgctcatcccgaatggctgctagcgatggctgaggagattgctgctcttGAGCGTACTGGCACTTGGGGTGTTGTCACTCCTCCTTGCcctgttcgtcccatcacctgcaagtgggtctataaggtcaagactcgctccgatggttctcttgagcgctacaaggctcgacttgtcgctcgcggctttcagcaggagcatggccgtgactatgacgagacctttgctccagtggctcacatgaccactgttcgtACTCTTCTTGTCGTTGCTTACGTTCGTCATCGGTCCGTCTCTCGGCTTGATGTGcgaatgcttttcttaacggtgagttgagtgaggaggtatacatgcagccacctcccgGCTACTCCGTTCCCGATGGCATGgtgccgtcgtctccggcgctctctctatggccttaagcaagcccctcgcgcctggtttcaGCGTTTTGCCTCTGTGGTCATCGCTGCTAGTTTCGTCCCTAGCGCACATGACCCTGCGCTCTTTGTCCACACATCCTCTCGTGGTCGGACTctgcttcttctttatgttgataacatgatcatcacaggcgacgaccctgagtacattgcctttgtcaaggcccgtcttcgcgatcagtttctcatgactgatcttggtcctctccgctactttcttgggcttgaggtttcctctacctccgatggcttctatatctcgcaggaaaagtatattcatgaccttctcactcgtgccgctcttagtgatgagcgcattgtcgagactcctatggagctcaatgtccgcctccgttccactgatggtgatcctcttccggacccgactcgctatcgtcacttggttgggactcttgtctaccttgctgtcacacgtcctgacatctcctacccagtccacattctgagtcagttcatagctgctcccactagtgtccactatagtcatcttcttcgtgtccttcgctatcttcgtggcactatctccCGTCGGCTTTTCTTTCCTCGCTCCGGCTCCTTACGGCTCCGGACCTACTCGGATGCTACTCGGGCTAGTGATCCAGGaggatcgcaagtctctttcCGCCTCTTGTGTTTTTCTTGGTggctctctcattgcttggaagaccaagaagcgAGGTTGCggtctctcgttcgagtgttgaggttgAGTTGCGAGCCATGGCTCTCTTgacggctgaggtgacttggttacgccgGTTACTTGCGGACTTTGGTGTTTCTCGCCGACGCTCCGACTCCGCTCTTATCGGACGAGTACGGTGCCATCggcattgcacgtgatccggtgaagcacgagctcaccaaacacatcggtgttgatgccttctatgtgCGTCATGTTGTGCAGCATCAGGTTATggctcttcattatgtgccttcagagcttcagcttgctgacttcttcacgaaggccagactagagcacaacatgttttctttctctccaaactcagtgttgttgatccaccatgagtttgcgggggggggggggtgggtgttagagttgtatagtcccttttctgttattccccagtgtatgaggggcttacctgcacattgtcacacatgtacatgtactggcctatggccctctgtgaatactagttgctcattcacaacagCATCATATGCTCCATATCCACCCACGCGTAAATAAACCATCCAAACAGTTGATGGAACATATCAACCTGTCAAAGGGGCTAGCATAGTGGAATGCACTCCATCGATTACATTGTCTTCAGTTTTATATGCTCCATCATATTCGGTTAGTTTGGTGTCCATGAGCAACTTGGTTGATGATATTGATTGTTGAATCATTGTTGACTGATATATTTGTATAATTGAGGAGAGGAAGATTAGAAAACGACTTGGGACTGGTGTCAGACATAAGGGACTATGGTATTTGGATAGACGGGGAACCAATGATACATCGTGCACTGCTCTGGCAGCTGTTGCAAGCGACAATGAGGTGAGGGTGATACTCCAACATTGTCGgttggtgacaaggtattaacttgtcaatgcctacgaattgtaggctagggtttagttggaagtagagggcaagtagatctcgaaggtttcagccgaaaagtactcgacgattatgaaaactagggtttgtagacaatgattcgatgatctctgcgtccctcgactcccccttatataggaggcggagccgagggattcgtgctgtccgggaaggtttcaaactcttcccgtaagattacaaataagactttctattacaactctaactttctttaataacatcttgggcttctgaatcttcttattcttcgagtagtgggccttcaataaaccccgggtactatcttcggcgggcccattagggatgcctatgtcggtagccccgagattttgcttgaatcgtagagtcagggaaaatctccactgtttatttttactcgacaacttaaacttttctatatttcttcatataaatttctatattgtacagggataatggtagttggggctagttcatctgacggatcatgtactagttaactgctctagtggcaatccgcaaaaacctacttcaaaatcacgtccctggacatgatttcgggatactggtgtaaacttcgacgagtgccgcttaaggtcttaccgttCGTCGAGTCCAgtccatatttatcgggtacctaacgcgtccgttaggatttttcttcgtatctgttgatacggataaaagtagcaaaccgacgtcgagacggcgccacgcctcacgaaattgatgcggggtcttaccttcgcaaagttttgcggcattcggaaattgatcgcaacttcggcgttacgagaatatattgtcgagtgcttattcggctgatggaatggcacattttatcgagtcacggatgacttatattgctctcccgatgggagtatatacgagttatttataactcgaaatatactctcttgtcgttctatgtttcttcttttcattcgactttctttcttttttataatttcatcgggcacgcgaacagcgttcccgatgggagtagcccccgaggctacagccaaggacttgtgcttggttgtaggctccacgctattatgccgctatattttctttcttttccgaagttttataatttctcgggtgcgcgaacagcgctcccgatgggaaatGAAGAAGGTAAAGAAAGACAGACTTGTGTGTGATGCATGTGAGTACGGAAAACACACAAGGCCATCATATGTAAGCCGCAGACTCCGAAGTATGTCGCCCTTTGTGTTGGTTCACTCTGATGTCTGGACTTCTCCTGtgatttttgttagtggaatgaagTATTTTGTCACCATAGATTGCTACTCCCGGACAACTTGGATATATCTTCTGAAACAAAAAAGTGAAGTACTTACATGCTTCAGAGACTTCTATGCATATATCCAAAATCATTTCAGCACAAGTATTCAGTTTATCAGAACTAATAATGGGACAAAGTATGTGAATAATGAATTTCGCAAATTTCTACCAGAGAAAGGAATAATTCATCAAACTTATTGTCCTGATACTTCTCCATAGAATGGAGTAGCTGAGAGGAAGAATCAGCACCTAATGGAGGTAGCTTGATCACTTATGTTTACTATGAATGTGCCTAAATTTCTATGGAGTGAAGCTGTTATGATTGCTACTTATCTCATCAATCGGATGCCATCAAGAGTACTTGGGATGAAGACTCCATATGAGATGACCTTCGGGAAAAATGAGTTTATTGTTCCACCCAAGGTATTTGGATGTATGTGTTTTGTTAGAGATCACAGACCTTCGGTGGGCAAATTGGATCCATGTGCTGTGAAGTGCATCTTCATTGGGACACATCTGGACAAAATGGCTATAAGTGTTGGATTCCTAGTGAGCGGAGAACATTTGTGAGCATGAATGTGACATTTAGAGAGTCTGAGCCATTCTATGGAGAAAAGACGGACATCGGCTCGCTATTTGACCTTGACTCTCCTAACACAAGTGATGCTAGTCGAGAGGGGGAGAGTGAACCGTTGAGGACAAAAGAAGTTGAAGAATCGAGAGTTGTGGTTGGTACAAATCCATGTCCTATGAGGGAAGAGAGATGGAGAAAGCCAAATGAGAAACAAAATTTGAGGGTGTATACAAGGAGGCAATTGCAACATGAACAACCTATGGGTGAAGAATGGAGGAAGCCAAATGAGGAAGAGAACGTAAGGGTGTATACAAGAAGGGAATTGCAACATGAACAACTAGAACCTCAACCTACTACAGGAACAAAATAGTGAGGTCCTATTGCAGGGGGAGCAACATCAAGAACAACATATTCCAATGGTTGATTCACTGAATTTTCCTATTGCCTTAAGGAAAGAACCACGAGCAAAGGCAAGAAAGCCTCCTGAAAGATACATGTTTTGAGAATGATATTGCAAATTATGTGTCATATGGCTCACTATCGTCCGAGTATAGAGCTTTCATTACCTCATTGCAACTGTGGGTCTGTGGTAATCCCAAGAGATTGGAAAGCAGCAAAAGAAGACCCAAagtggtacgaggccatgttggaggAAATGAAAGCTCTCTAGAAGAACAAGACATGGGATCTTGCTTCTATTCCAGCAGGGAAAAATCCAGTTACTTGTAAGTGGGTGTATACAGTGAAGCAAACCCCTGAAGGGAAAATTGAAAGGTACGAAAAGCGAGGTTGGTGGCAAGAGGTTGTAGTCAAATATATGggattgactatgatgagacatttGCACCGGTTGCAAAGATGAGCACAGTAAGAACTATTGTTTCTTGTGCTGCAAACTTTGGTTGGCCGTTGCATCAATTGTATGTCAAGAATGCATTTTTGCATGGAGATCTACAGGAAGAGATTTATATGGAGATTCCACATCTTTTTAATAACCCAGGCAAGGGGAAGGTGTGCAGATTGAAAAAGTCTTTGTATGGTCAGTCACCAAGGGCATGGTTTGACAGATTTCGGCGAGCCATGTGTAGTATGGGTTACAGACAATGTAATGGGGATCATACTGTGTTCTATAGGCATTCAGAGAGTCATGTCACAGTCCTCACAGTTTACGTGGATGATATTGTTATCACTGGAGATGATAATGTGGAGATAAGCCGGCTAAAGGTGAGGCTGAGCAAAGAATTTGAGGCTAAAGATCTTGGCCAACTCAAGTATTTTTTGGGTATTGAGATTGCAAGATCCTCTAAAGGGATAGTTCTTTCTCAACGAAAATATGTATTTGATCTGCTCAACGAGACCGGTATACTTTCGTGTCAAACTGCTGCAACTCCTATTGAGCAAAATCATCAGTTGTGCACACAATCAGGAGATCCAGTTGATAGAGAGAGCTACCAGCGACTTGTCGGACGACTCATTTATTTGTGTCACACAAGACCTGATATATCTTATGTTGTAAGTGTGGCTAGCCGCTATATGCATGACCAAAGAAGTGGACATTTAGAGGCAGCAAACCGAATTTTGCGCTATCTAAAAGGAAGTCCTGAAAAAGGTTTATGGTTCAAGGCTAATGGACACTTGAATGTAGAAGGATATTGTGATGCCGATTGGGCTGCCTTGATGATAGAAGGTCAACATCtggtttttgtgtttttgttggaggaaacCTAGTATCTTGGAGGAGCAAAAAAGAGTCGGTAGTCTTTCGATCAAGCAGAATATAGAGCAATGTCTGCGTGAGTGAGCTGCTATGGATGAAAGGTGTCTTGTCGGAGTTAAGACTTCTAAGGAAAGAACCATTGAAGCTTTGGTGTGATAACAAATAATACAGTTCAACATGACAAAACGAAGCATGTGGAAATAGATCGGTTCTTTATCAAAGAGCATCTTGATGTGGGAATGCTGAAACTAAGCCATATTACTTCTGCAGAACAAGTAGCGGATTGCCTAACTAAAGGTTTAGGGGTTAAGGAATGTAATTCAGCTTGTAGCAAGATGAGAATGATAGATATCTATCATCCATCTTGAGGGGGATTGTTGGACAGTGTGTGTGTTTGTGGCCGAAAGGCCCATCCTAGTGTATATATGTACTCTGCACAGCGAGCAAACAATAGTGTTAGGGTTTTCACATACCCCCTCCCTGAGAACAGCGTACATGTAGATGGACCCCGTCCACGGATTGTAGGGGGGTAGGGCATGGCTGGGCACCACCTAGCCCAACAGGTGTACCGCCGATGACCTTCTTCTTACCCTTGTTCTTGCCGGTGTTGTAGTTGCCGGACGGCACATTGTAGGGCACCCGGGCTGATGGGAGCGGGAGACTCGTAGCATGCAAGGTGAGGACCTGGGCCACAATTTCTGCCGCTTGGGTTGCTCCGGCTTAAGCACCGGAGAAGCATGTTCCAGAGCTAGAGGAAGGATGGGAACGGCATGAGCACTGGCATGATCACGGTGACATGGCCGAACTGCTCGTCGAGGCCCTTGATCATGTTCCACACGAGGGTGTCATTGGTGATCGGAGAACCAAGGTCGATGAGCGTGTCGGTGATGTTTTTCAGTTAAAGGCATTAGTCATTGATGGACTTGCATGACAGGGGTGAGCACATAGATGCTTTGGATGGCGctggcctaaaaccctagggcggctagAGGATTTGTGCTGTCATTGGCGGCCACGGAACTGATGGTAGGCGAGGGGTGCTGAAGCGGTGCCGGCGGCAGAACGCCTAGCTGATACCATGTGAAACATAGGGTTTGGGTGAATTAGGCCACTCGTGTGACCTTCCTCATGTATATAGGAAAAATACACAAGATACACAAGGTAACAGCCTTAATGCAATCCTAAGCATAATGACCTGAATCAGTTATAAACATCAGGCTCAAGGTATTGGATACACCGAATATGTGTAATATTTGGTTGCCTAACAACATCCTGTAGTAGCAATAAGGATTGTGGTTTTCAGACTTGGATCCATGGGATGTGAAAGGACTGTATCAAGGTTTTGGGTCCCGAATGAAAAAAAATCCCGAGGGGGGTCGGGATTGCCGGTTACCGCGGTAACCGGAAAATCCCGACCGGTTACCGGACGAATTCGaaaatcaaaatttgaattcaaattcctcGGCAGGACAATTTACAGAGGAATTTtgttaaaattcaaaattttcagaaaaagtcAAAAAATTCGGGATTTTTTGGCCGGTATACCGGTTTCCCGAGGGGGGTCGGGAAGTCCGGTTCCCGCCCGGTAACCAGAAATCCCGCCCGGTAACCAAATCCCTGGACTGTATACTCTTACCACGAAGGTACATATGAGCTATTCATTCACCAAAATAAAAGCAATATCATTCTGGGAGTGCCCTGCCTACAAGAATCCTGAAAAGCGGTGGTTCAAGAGATTGCGATGTACGGTGGTGGGGGTGGCAAAAAAGAATCCAGGAGGAAGTATACTAGAAGAATAGCAGGCATGAGCTACGTCTCAGGATCCTCCATCATTGGAAGATGGATCCTTGTTATCTGTGCTGAGTGTGCAACAGCAGTACTTCGGGGCTGATTGGCACCAAGCAACCAAGCAGGCTGCTGCTCTTGTCTAGGGCACAAAAGGCCACAATTTGCTTGACCCCACTGGGGCTAGTTGTTGGACTTCCCCCAGGTAGAAATCTTATGCTACATTGCTGGTTGCTGCACAGATCTGTTCTcttatctcttttttttttctttttttttttgctgtgatCAATCTGTATGACCAGCTAGAGAAAATGTTTTGGTTGGCCCCTGTTAACTTCCCATCTGGTATGTCAGATGCAAAAGGAAGTTAACACCGCAGGACGTTGAGACACACCTTTTCTTAATGGACTTCTGGACTTGCTCGAAATTTTCATCCTTCCATCTTTGCATTtaggttcttcctgttcttggcaAATTTAGGTTCTATCAGTAGAACTTGGGAGCAATTTATTTTATTGGTGCAATGCTAATTCTGTGAGTCCTTATTTGGTTGACTTTTCTAGCTGTTAGAACCTACCATGGAGAGATGTTTGGGGGCACTATTTTTTCTTGTGCAAGGATCCTCTGAATGCGAAAAGAaagtgggtacaacagtttgtcagTGCCTATGGAAGTCATTTGTCAGATGCAGTACCGTGTTGATGGTTTCAACATGAAGTGCTGATGGCTGGCAACTGTTGAGGTCTAATAATTCCTTCTAATTAGCATTTTGTTAGAAGCAAGATGCACCATGAACATCATTGGGAAAGTTCAACTCCAAAACTTCTGATTTGCCAAGGCCCTACCAGTTAGCGTCCCAATTCAAAGCATCTTCGTAAATCATTCTTTGCTAGATGTTTCCATGGTGCTAGGCTGCTTGACACTGATGGAGCTGTTTGCCCCAGAAAACTGATGGATGCTTATGGCTTATGCACACTTGAAGGTGATCTTTTGCTGGTAAACAGTCTTTGTATCCTAGGAGAGCTGTAAGAATGGCACACACAGTTCATGACATAGCAGGAACCCAAAGTTACAGCTGCAGGACTCCTCGGAATTATTTCTTTTGAACTGAATTCATTCATTGCTGGGGCACACGATAGAAGGGAATAAATCATGCCACGCGAGGTTACCTGTTGTAGTTGCTTTGGCTAATATATAGACTTCACTACTTTTTAGAAATCTTACTTTATCGTAGCTTTTACAATTTAAGTAGCAACAATGTACTTAATTCCTCTTGTTATGAAAAAAAGTGTCAGCTCATCATGATTGACCTGCTCCATCAGGATTAGGCGGCATGCACAGTTCAGTGATTAAACTATGCCACTACTAATAGGTTCTAATCTGTTATGCATGCTTTTTTATTCGTACGTTGCCACACGTCGCCGAGTGTTCAAGTTACTTTTTTGTAGTACCTTTCAAATGAGCGTAGTTGATCCCATTCAAAATCACGACTGCTTAATTAGATGGTGGGTATATAGGGCAAAAGAACTTAGCTAGGGCATGCATTCTATAGAAGACAGCCACTCTCAGAACTTCCCCTGTGCTTTCTTTCATCTGTTTTCCTCTTCTCTTCTCAACTTTCTAACAAAGAGGAGGCTGTATAGATGTAAATGGGGTCCCGCCTAAATCCCACTTATAGTTCATTTGGGCATTTCTAGTGCAAATTTTGGGATTTAGGCGAGATCCTAGTTGACACCTTAGGAGGCCGACTATATAAGGGACCAACCCTCTCAAAATAACGAGGTTTCTTCTCTACCATCCCATCTGCACCAACTCTTTACATACAACTTACCTCCACACTATCTTCTCTGTGGTGCATGCATTCATGTTCAACAGAGTTGAGATCGAAGCAAACACAGCCATACACTACTAGCTACATCAAGGAAACACCATTAGAAGCCTACTACGTGCATGGACCATTGGAGTGAAAGTGAGGGCAAGAGAGCCCATGATCCTATCTTCCAAACCTATTTCAGCCAAAACTGCGGACAACATGTTgaagatttctgcaaggggaggagTGCGGATGCTGCCGTTACTCCTTCACAGCGATGTATCTTGGTTCCAGGTCCAATTATCGTGGGTGCAGGACCATCAGGGCTTGCCGTTGCTGCATGTCTCAAGGAGAAGGGGGTCGATAGCCTTATCTTCGAGCGCTCCAACTGCATAGCTTCCCTGTGGCAGCTCAAAACATATGATCGTCTGAGCCTTCATCTTCCACGACAGTTCTGTGAGCTTCCTCTAATGCCTTTCCCTGCCGATTACCCTATTTACCCCTCAAAGAAGGAGTTTGTAGCATACTTGGAAAAGTATGCTGCACGGTTCGGCATCTGCCCTACCTACAACCACACGGTGGTATGTGCAGAGTACGATGTGAAGTGTCTGTTATGGCGGGTGAGGATGCAAGCTACAGGAAGAATGGGAGAGGAAGTGGAATATATGTCCCGGTGGTTGGTTGTGGCGACTGGGGAGAACGCTGAGGTTGTGCAGCCAGAGATTGGTGGCCTAAAAGAGTTCAAGGGAACGGTTATGCACACCAGTGCATACAAAACTGGCCGTGTGTTTGCTGGGAAGCGTGTTCTTGTTGTTGGGTGTGGCAACTCTGGCATGGAGGTCTGCCTAGATCTTTGCAACAACAATGCACATCCCCATATTGTAGTAAGAGACACTGTACGTGACCTTCTCTTCAtctctatcattattattttgacAATGTTATTCAGTCATTATTCCGCGTGAATTATGCTCATTACTTGATATGTTCCTGAAGTTTAACCCTGGGAAATGATAAACCTAGACTAATTACAGGAGGTGCCCCCTGGTTAATTATATTAATTAGGTTATACTTGTTGAGGTGTCTGGTTCTGTCTATGTCAGCACCTTGAGTGTGCTTATCTGTAGATTGTAGACTCTAGCTCATCAATTTAAGGAAGGCCTAGTTATCTGAAATCATTAGTGCACATCAAATTCGAGATTTTCAAGGCCAAATTGGCTCTTGCACCTGCAGCACAGTTGCCATTATTATGCGAATTTCCGTGTTAAGAACAAGCTGCCACTTGAGGAAAGGGGCGATTCCTGAAACGAGAGGTTTCTCTATTGCTTCCTATTAGTttttatgctctttatttctAGTGTGTACTTGCATCTTTTTTCGCCATCTCTGCGTCTTCCTTCTCCATTTTCTTTCGGTTCTTGGTTAGCTTCATGCTAATAGTTTTCTTGCCCCAAGGATGGTGCAAAGAGCTTTCTCTTCTATACTTCATGAGAAAACTATGATTTGCACATTTAACCATGGGTCCCCATCACCACCATGAGAGCATAGCATAAGTCTGTCACTTAGAAAGAAACATTAGTAAAATGACTTGAGAACCTACCTTTCATGACTAGGTGCATTCCTTTCTCACAGCTCTTTCAGCTTTCAAAGAGCTTAGTGAGATTTTAAAAAAGCAAGCTTGGCttccaaaagaagaagaaaaaaaaaatgcaagcTGGGGTTTGCTTTCCATACTATGCTGGAGATAAGGGAATAAGTTTGGTCCAGGGACCAAATTGGTCATGTTGCTTCTTGTAGCATGCAGAAAGCATAACTTCGGAAAAGAGAAATTGGCGTTGATTAATTTTATGATCCAATCATTAGTACAAATGTTGTGTTGCCTTTTGTGAGCGCTAGCTAAGATTTTGTTCATCATTGGCAGGTACACATCTTGCCCAGGGAGATGCTGGGTCAGTCCACCTTTGGGCTGTCAATGTGGCTGCTCAAGTGGCTGCCAGTCCACGTGGTGGACCTGTTTCTACTGCTCGTAGCACGGGCCATGCTTGGGGATACTGCTCGGCTTGGGCTAAAGCGGCCTACCGTCGGCCCTCTCGAGCTCAAGTCGCTCTCAGGGAAGACCCCAGTTCTTGATGTTGGCACATTTGCAAAGATTAGGTCGGGGGATATCAAGGTCTGTTTCATACCACTGAAGTACACTGAAGTGATtgtttgagggagtccatcaaccAGTCTGTCTGCCTTAATATAAGTGCTGATCTGCAATTTTCCCCATTGGTTGAACTATGCAGGTGCATCCAGGCATCAAACGGATATCCGGACGACAAGTAGAGTTTTTGGACACGTCGTCCGAggactttgatgcaattgtgcttGCGACTGGCTACAGGAGCAATGTCCCCTTCTGGTTAAAGGTGCATTACATTTTTACCGTGGCATATCTACTAATATCATGGTGTATATAATATTAGAGGCACATTTTCCCCCGTTGAATGAAAAAAGTTATGAAACCTGTGTAAGATGATCTCTAATCGTGTTCTGCTATGAAATGGGCAGGACCGGGAGTTGTTTTCGGAGAAAGACGGCTTGCCAAGGAAAGCATTTCCAAACGGGTGGAAGGGCGAGAGGGGACTCTACTCGGCCGGACTCACTCGACGCGGTCTGATGGGAACATCTCTTGATGCGAGGAGGATTGCTCACGACGTCGAGCAGCAGTTGCGTGCTGAAGGAAAGTATCCAGGCGTGTTGCTCTAGCTTCTGTCTCCGTGTTTGCCCCAGTGGTAGGGGGGAGGGGTGCCATCGGTCTCCAAGTTTGTGAATATATGTGTAGTGTAGGTTTGTCGAGAATGGTACTGTGAAGTGATCACAAAGGGTTGTAATGCACGTGCGGCATGTTGTGTTGCTTGTCTTTTTAGTGTTTGTATAGGCTGGGTATTGTATTTGTTGATCTTTTTTTTGGGGGTTTTGGTTTTGATGACTAACCATCCTATATAGGCAGCTCTGTATCATCCTCGGAGGGGTAATATCGAAGTGCCCATGTTCAACAACAATCGGGCTCTGTTTGGCCTCGACTGATCAATGAATCTAGATTGTGTTTTTGCTACATGACGTGTATATAGTTTGCATCAAACCTAGCAGCTAGGAAGTGAAAGTTTCAGAAGTTGGTCAAGAATCGCTTGAATATATTCTGGTGTTCCGGCCGGTGCATACTACATTTGCGCAATTGCTTTGCTCTATCATCAAGTTCGCTTTCGGCTAGACCTAAGTAGAGTGAGGTCTCTCTTCCTTTTCCTGTTGGTAGCCCATGCACCAAAAGTTTTCGTTGCTGGGCAGCCGCTCTGCCTCTGCCTGCGTATCATTGGCGAAACGACAGCAACGGAGCCAGGTACAGAACATGAGGTCCTACAGGAGTCACTTGGGGGCGACGAGGTAACTCTTGGTGCTGCAAAGACAAGAGGAATATTCCATGGATTTCCTTTCACTGTGGAAAAGACGGCCTTCGACACCAGAATCTCTTGGATATTTTTTCAGCAACATTTTCCCTGGGTTCTCTACGCCACGGTATTGTGTATACATAGTTACATACCACTCTCTACATCACAAAAGATCATGCTGTGGTAGTGCCTTTACTGATTGTATTTAGTCGCGCTAACCACGTGGTAGCACGTGAAGCAAGGAGTATTAGGAGATAAGACTGGTTCAT contains:
- the LOC124663630 gene encoding indole-3-pyruvate monooxygenase YUCCA2-like; its protein translation is MDHWSESEGKRAHDPIFQTYFSQNCGQHVEDFCKGRSADAAVTPSQRCILVPGPIIVGAGPSGLAVAACLKEKGVDSLIFERSNCIASLWQLKTYDRLSLHLPRQFCELPLMPFPADYPIYPSKKEFVAYLEKYAARFGICPTYNHTVVCAEYDVKCLLWRVRMQATGRMGEEVEYMSRWLVVATGENAEVVQPEIGGLKEFKGTVMHTSAYKTGRVFAGKRVLVVGCGNSGMEVCLDLCNNNAHPHIVVRDTVHILPREMLGQSTFGLSMWLLKWLPVHVVDLFLLLVARAMLGDTARLGLKRPTVGPLELKSLSGKTPVLDVGTFAKIRSGDIKVHPGIKRISGRQVEFLDTSSEDFDAIVLATGYRSNVPFWLKDRELFSEKDGLPRKAFPNGWKGERGLYSAGLTRRGLMGTSLDARRIAHDVEQQLRAEGKYPGVLL